In the Solanum pennellii chromosome 5, SPENNV200 genome, one interval contains:
- the LOC107019853 gene encoding kirola-like, whose amino-acid sequence MSLQGKLISEINIKCNGDVFHEIIKYKPHDIFSICSDKIQNMDIHEGELGNIGSVKSWKFTYGGKEIFVKEVIEEIDDEKKLIKKKVIEGDLLEYYESFYATIQVETKGENNLVTWIMEYEKMNVNVPDPHYLMEFCLGATKDIGLTISSDT is encoded by the exons ATGAGTCTTCAAGGAAAGTTGATTTCTGAGATAAATATCAAATGTAATGGAGATGtgtttcatgaaataattaagtataaaccACATGATATCTTTAGTATATGCTCTGATAAGATACAAAATATGGATATTCATGAAGGTGAATTAGGCAATATTGGCTCTGTCAAATCCTGGAAATTCACCTATG GTGGGAAAGAGATTTTTGTTAAGGAAGTAATTGAAGAAATAGATGATGAAAAGaagttgattaaaaaaaaggtaattGAAGGTGATTTATTGGAGTATTATGAATCATTTTATGCCACTATTCAGGTTGAGACAAAGGGTGAAAACAACTTAGTTACTTGGATCAtggaatatgaaaagatgaatGTGAATGTACCAGATCCACACTATTTAATGGAATTTTGCCTTGGTGCCACTAAAGATATTGGACTCACAATCTCAAGtgatacataa